From a single Hemibagrus wyckioides isolate EC202008001 linkage group LG27, SWU_Hwy_1.0, whole genome shotgun sequence genomic region:
- the LOC131347593 gene encoding uncharacterized protein LOC131347593, with product MKYHTEMPPCTAAHTSGLTKTNVIQKDLKAVLNMSSLVVSVHGGQSVLHEAIPAIQSQVVRILKDGMSICAIVKEVWGVSQNIEEIPVDRPLKMESCAGPQKDINVGAGQINTSELRNVYKDTKFSSDFFLPVCTSLCVSGVLGIECWGVTYTPEHVCALKNTSIDLSCSYKYPAGLTVIKSVWFIKWQGGADPEDVREDEEYQGRVQYTQSSQNDCSLRITNLRERDAQTYRFRFYTKDPAGKYTGEPGVTLSVTGHTIIHLFNYINTDEVNESNSEPNSIFADLKVTVSNRNGNKKLSCITTCSLSNNPTYIWYKNGQRVTDQDRNELYVSSGNAGSYSCAVRGHEELRSPAVCVFDEKRCWSVTYSTQTVCSLIGSSVNIHSYYTFPNNYKVTEVLWFIKEYEDVREDEEYQGRVQYTQSSQNDCSLRITNLRERDAQTYRFRFYTDPTGKYTGEPGVTLSVTDLKVTVSDSGSGQIKLNCNTTCTLSNNPTYIWYKNGQRVSECKSASCSVAAVGGVVSYSCAVEGHDSLLSPPVYSPKNTRAVVLPSGDTVEGDSVTLSCSSDANPPVLTYSWFKQSAAADTLLTTGQNYSISNISSQHSGLYYCTAHNQLGNHTSTPTFLDVLYSPTNTRAVVLPSGDTVEGDSVTLSCSSDANPPVLSYSWFKQSAAADTLLTTGQNYSISNISSQHSGLYYCTAHNQLGHHTSTPTHLDVLYSPTNTRAVVLPSGDTVEGDSVTLSCSSDANPPVLSYSWFKQSAAADTLLTTGQNYSISNISSQHSGLYYCTAHNQLGHHTSTPTHLDGKGLLLHKVIVVKVILSTAAPKLMQYYPS from the exons ATGAAATACCACACTGAGATGCCTCCATGTACAGCTGCCCATACCAGTGGCTTGACCAAAACAAATGTGATTCAGAAGGATCTCAAGGCTGTGCTCAACATGAGCAGTCTGGTGGTCTCGGTGCACGGGGGTCAGTCTGTTTTG CATGAGGCAATACCTGCAATCCAATCACAGGTAGTCCGGATCCTAAAGGATGGCATGTCCATATGTGCCATCGTAAAGGAGGTTTGGGGAGTCTCCCAGAACATTGAGGAGATACCGGTAGATAGGCCATTAAAAATGGAGAGCTGCGCAGGGCCACAGAAGGACATCAACGTAGGCGCAGGACA aataaacacatctGAGCTGCGAAATGTTTATAAAGACACAAAATTCAGTTCTGACTTCTTCCTTCCTGTGTGtacctctctgtgtgtttcaggtgtacTGGGTATAGAGTGTTGGGGTGTGACTTATACTCCTGAACATGTGTGTGCTCTGAAAAACACATCAATTGATCTTTCCTGCTCTTATAAATATCCTGCAGGCCTCACAGTGATAAAATCAGTATGGTTCATTAAATGGCAGGGTGGTGCTGACCCtgaggatgtgagagaggatgaggagtatcaggGTCGAGTGCAGTACACACAGAGCTCCCAGAATGACTGTAGTCTGAGAATCactaacctgagagagagagacgctcaaACATACAGGTTCAGATTCTACACTAAAGATCCTGCAGGAAAATACaccggagaacctggagtcactctgtctgtcacaggtcacactattatacatttatttaactacATTAATACAGATGAAGTAAATGAAAGTAATTCTGAACCTAATTCAATATTTGCAGATCTGAAGGTTACAGTATCAAACAGGAATGGCAACAAGAAGCTGAGCTGCATCACCACCTGCTCTCTGTCTAATAACCCCACTTACATCTGGTACAAGAACGGACAGCGTGTTACTGACCAGGACAGAAATGAACTGTATGTCAGTAGTGGGAATGCAGGCAGCTACTCCTGTGCTGTAAGAGGACATGAGGAGCTTCGCTCTCCTGCTGTCT gtgtttttgATGAGAAGCGCTGCTGGAGTGTGACTTATTCCACTCAGACtgtctgctctctgattggctcatcAGTGAacatacacagttattacacctTCCCTAATAATTACAAGGTTACAGAAGTGTTGTGGTTCATTAAAGAATAtgaggatgtgagagaggatgaggagtatcaggGTCGAGTGCAGTACACACAGAGCTCCCAGAATGACTGTAGTCTGAGAATCactaacctgagagagagagacgctcaaACATACAGGTTCAGATTCTACACTGATCCTACAGGAAAATACaccggagaacctggagtcactctgtctgtcacag ATCTGAAGGTTACAGTATCAGACTCGGGTAGTGGACAAATCAAGCTGAACTGTAACACCACCTGCACTCTGTCTAACAACCCCACTTACATCTGGTACAAGAACGGACagcgtgtgtctgagtgtaaatctgCCTCCTGCTCTGTAGCTGCAGTCGGTGGTGTGGTCAGTTACAGCTGTGCTGTTGAAGGTCATGacagtctcctctctcctccagtgt ATTCCCCTaaaaacaccagagcagtggttcttccctctggagacacagtggagggagattcagtgactctgagctgtagcagtgatgcaaaccctcctgttctcacctactcctggtttaagcagagtgcagctgcagacacactgctgacaacaggccagaattacagcatcagcaacatcagctcccagcacagtggactgtactactgcactgctcacaaccagctgggaaaccacacctctacaccaacattcctggatgtgttat attcccctacaaacaccagagcagtggttcttccctctggagacacagtggagggagattcagtgactctgagctgtagcagtgatgcaaaccctcctgttctcagctactcctggtttaagcagagtgcagctgcagacacactgctgacaacaggccagaattacagcatcagcaacatcagctcccagcacagtggactgtactactgcactgctcacaaccagctgggacaccacacctctacaccaacacacctggatgtgttat attcccctacaaacaccagagcagtggttcttccctctggagacacagtggagggagattcagtgactctgagctgtagcagtgatgcaaaccctcctgttctcagctactcctggtttaagcagagtgcagctgcagacacactgctgacaacaggccagaattacagcatcagcaacatcagctcccagcacagtggactgtactactgcactgctcacaaccagctgggacaccacacctctacaccaacacacctggatg GGAAAGGATTGTTGCTCCACAAAGTTATTGTGGTCAAGGTCATTCTGTCCACAGCTGCACCAAAGTTGATGCAGTATTAtccatcttga